A region from the Phycisphaerales bacterium genome encodes:
- a CDS encoding glycosyltransferase family 2 protein — MTRIARGDIVDSETHTGSRGAPVLSVVAPAHNERDNIRALVDEVERALAGVVDFEFVIVDDGSTDDTQAVIREMMRDRSWLRCVVMRETPTARGVAGGGGGGQSAAFHAAFRACRGERIAVLDADLQNDPADIPRLLRLMDETKADVVQGDRSHARKDNVVRRVGSIVGRSFRRWLLGDTIRDTGCSLRVMRREVALKLPLEFKGMHRFIPVTARHLGYTVVETRVTHRARMAGETKYGMGIVQRALPGLIDLFAVRYMRSRRRPVSAVEVGGGDSSAAAEESRSIEAKGHAAGAASGGVR, encoded by the coding sequence ATGACGCGCATCGCACGTGGCGACATTGTTGATTCCGAAACCCACACTGGATCGCGAGGTGCGCCCGTTTTGTCGGTGGTGGCGCCGGCGCACAACGAGCGTGACAACATCAGGGCGTTGGTGGATGAGGTCGAGCGGGCGCTCGCGGGTGTTGTGGACTTTGAGTTTGTGATCGTGGACGACGGGTCGACGGACGACACTCAGGCGGTGATCCGCGAGATGATGCGGGATCGGTCGTGGCTGCGGTGCGTGGTGATGCGCGAGACGCCGACGGCTCGGGGCGTGGCGGGTGGCGGCGGCGGGGGGCAGTCGGCGGCGTTTCATGCGGCGTTTCGGGCGTGCCGGGGGGAGCGGATCGCGGTGCTTGATGCCGATCTGCAGAATGACCCGGCGGATATCCCGCGGCTCTTGCGGTTGATGGATGAGACGAAGGCCGACGTTGTGCAGGGGGACCGTTCGCACGCGAGGAAGGACAACGTGGTGCGGCGGGTCGGTTCGATCGTGGGTCGGTCGTTCCGGAGGTGGCTCCTGGGGGACACGATTCGTGATACGGGGTGCTCGCTGCGGGTGATGCGGCGGGAGGTGGCGTTGAAACTGCCGCTGGAGTTCAAGGGGATGCACCGGTTCATTCCGGTGACGGCTCGTCACCTTGGATACACGGTGGTGGAGACGCGCGTGACGCACCGGGCACGGATGGCCGGGGAGACGAAGTATGGGATGGGGATCGTGCAGCGGGCGCTGCCGGGGTTGATCGATCTGTTTGCGGTGCGGTATATGCGGTCGCGTCGGCGGCCTGTGAGCGCGGTGGAGGTTGGGGGCGGGGATTCGTCGGCTGCGGCGGAGGAGTCGCGGTCGATCGAGGCGAAGGGCCATGCGGCGGGGGCGGCGAGTGGGGGCGTTCGATGA
- a CDS encoding alpha/beta hydrolase — translation MSVAASKPHRSEEDSSVVLVGLAGKPVRARVSAQGEGSPVVFLHGLVGLNDHWEEVVRGIRHKARCCLLELPLLSLSGDDCSIDGATELTIRFLERHHREGSTGDSRLPVLVGNSFGGHVALRIAVERPDLVRGLVLAGSSGLIEKSMVSDIQIRPSREWLTRKIGELFFDQSKMNAADVDRAHQELSNRSGARAMVKLSRSARRNHLGDKIGRISAPTLLIWGRQDIVTPPEAAHGFHSQIRGSRLVWFEQCGHAPMIEAPERFAESMVEFLEELDRK, via the coding sequence ATGTCGGTCGCGGCCTCCAAGCCACATCGTTCTGAGGAAGACTCGTCGGTCGTGCTCGTCGGCCTGGCGGGGAAGCCTGTCCGTGCGCGGGTGAGCGCGCAGGGCGAGGGCTCGCCTGTGGTTTTTCTGCATGGGTTGGTGGGGCTGAACGATCACTGGGAAGAGGTGGTTCGGGGGATCCGGCACAAGGCGCGGTGCTGCCTGCTGGAGTTGCCGCTGCTGAGTTTGAGCGGGGACGATTGCTCGATCGATGGCGCGACGGAGTTGACGATCCGGTTTTTGGAGCGGCACCATCGCGAGGGGTCGACCGGCGATTCGCGGCTGCCTGTGCTTGTGGGGAACTCGTTCGGCGGGCACGTGGCGCTGCGGATCGCGGTGGAGCGGCCTGATCTTGTGCGGGGGCTTGTGCTGGCGGGGTCGAGCGGGCTGATCGAGAAGAGCATGGTGAGCGACATCCAGATCAGGCCGAGCCGGGAGTGGCTGACTCGGAAGATCGGGGAGTTGTTCTTCGACCAGAGCAAGATGAACGCGGCGGACGTGGACCGGGCGCACCAGGAGTTGTCGAACCGGTCGGGGGCGCGGGCGATGGTGAAGTTGTCGCGGTCGGCGCGGCGGAACCATCTTGGGGACAAGATCGGACGGATCTCGGCGCCGACGCTTTTGATCTGGGGGCGGCAGGACATCGTGACGCCGCCCGAGGCCGCGCATGGGTTCCACTCTCAGATTCGTGGGAGCCGGTTGGTTTGGTTTGAGCAGTGCGGGCATGCACCGATGATCGAGGCTCCGGAGCGGTTTGCGGAGTCGATGGTGGAGTTTTTGGAGGAGTTGGATCGGAAGTAG
- the ccsA gene encoding cytochrome c biogenesis protein CcsA, protein MNMGRLMRWIPLMLVVVMAVSVASRMRGPAVDADGVDWNAVGSLAVSAEGRTKPLDTFARSALLRMSGRQSLPARGEQPSMTAVQWVMELMAAGDAETQKRAISREVFRIDHPDLRALFGLPESDVHGRRTRYALSELMARLPEMANQVDMAKAVPAKQQDMFQRQVLGLNDRVMLYLAIAQWEAPLAVAPLASGQEWRPLVMTAGPMVGGDASTKAWHSMLESLSAGDGATLTRVAREYGETLRGALPGAARASSNEVVFNRAAPFVNAAAVYVFAAVLALLGLLVTTVSGKSDSAWGGVLRRSGLWMVGLAFLVQTIGLVARVVLQGRPPVTNLYSSAVFIGWACVPLAFMVERMVRVGIGTIVASVIGFSTLIVAHNLGASGDTMEAMQAVLDSNFWLATHVVVVTIGYSATFLAGFLAMAYILLGVFTPALRGDLKKTLPKGIYGVVCFATVMSFFGTVLGGIWADQSWGRFWGWDPKENGAALIVLINLIILHARWGGMIKERGIAVLAVFGNIVTAWSWFGTNMLGVGLHSYGFISSAVFWIVAFDLSMVAVMLVAAVPVRHWRSFREGVLESRVGGAVATA, encoded by the coding sequence ATGAACATGGGACGATTGATGCGGTGGATTCCGCTGATGCTGGTCGTGGTGATGGCGGTGTCGGTGGCTTCGCGGATGCGTGGGCCGGCGGTTGATGCGGATGGTGTGGATTGGAATGCCGTGGGTTCGCTGGCGGTTTCTGCGGAGGGGCGGACGAAGCCTTTGGATACTTTCGCACGATCGGCGCTGCTTCGGATGAGCGGGAGGCAGAGTTTGCCTGCGCGTGGGGAGCAGCCGTCGATGACGGCGGTGCAGTGGGTGATGGAGTTGATGGCGGCGGGAGACGCGGAGACGCAGAAGCGGGCGATCTCGCGTGAGGTCTTTCGGATCGATCATCCGGATCTGCGGGCGCTCTTTGGATTGCCCGAGAGCGACGTGCATGGTCGGCGGACTCGGTATGCGCTCAGCGAGTTGATGGCGCGGCTGCCGGAGATGGCGAATCAGGTGGATATGGCGAAGGCGGTGCCGGCGAAGCAGCAGGACATGTTCCAGCGTCAGGTGCTTGGGTTGAACGATCGAGTGATGTTGTATCTGGCGATTGCGCAGTGGGAGGCGCCGCTGGCGGTGGCGCCGTTGGCGTCGGGGCAGGAGTGGCGGCCATTGGTGATGACGGCGGGGCCGATGGTGGGTGGGGACGCGTCGACGAAGGCGTGGCATTCGATGCTGGAGTCGTTGTCGGCCGGGGATGGGGCGACGTTGACGAGGGTCGCGCGGGAGTATGGCGAGACGCTGCGTGGGGCGTTGCCTGGGGCGGCTCGGGCGTCGTCGAACGAGGTGGTGTTCAATCGGGCCGCGCCGTTTGTGAACGCGGCGGCGGTGTATGTGTTCGCGGCGGTGCTGGCGCTCTTGGGGTTGCTGGTGACGACGGTGTCGGGGAAGAGCGACTCGGCGTGGGGCGGGGTGTTGCGGCGCAGCGGGCTATGGATGGTGGGGTTGGCGTTTCTCGTGCAGACGATCGGGCTGGTGGCGCGGGTCGTGCTGCAGGGTCGGCCTCCTGTGACGAACCTGTACTCGTCGGCAGTTTTTATTGGATGGGCGTGCGTGCCGCTGGCGTTTATGGTGGAGCGGATGGTGCGCGTGGGGATCGGGACGATCGTGGCGTCGGTGATCGGGTTCTCGACGCTGATCGTGGCGCACAATCTTGGGGCGTCCGGGGACACGATGGAGGCGATGCAGGCTGTGCTCGACTCGAACTTCTGGCTGGCGACGCACGTGGTGGTGGTGACGATCGGGTACTCGGCGACGTTCCTGGCGGGGTTCCTCGCGATGGCGTACATCCTGTTGGGGGTGTTCACGCCGGCGCTTCGGGGGGACCTCAAGAAGACGTTGCCGAAGGGGATCTATGGGGTGGTGTGCTTCGCGACGGTGATGAGTTTCTTTGGGACGGTGCTGGGGGGAATCTGGGCGGACCAGTCGTGGGGAAGGTTCTGGGGGTGGGACCCCAAGGAGAACGGGGCGGCGCTGATCGTGCTGATCAACCTGATCATTCTGCACGCACGATGGGGCGGGATGATCAAGGAGCGCGGGATCGCGGTGCTCGCGGTCTTTGGGAACATCGTGACGGCGTGGTCGTGGTTCGGGACAAACATGCTGGGCGTGGGGCTGCACTCGTATGGGTTCATCTCGTCGGCGGTCTTCTGGATCGTGGCGTTTGATCTGAGCATGGTGGCGGTGATGCTGGTGGCGGCGGTGCCGGTGCGGCACTGGCGGAGTTTCCGGGAGGGCGTGTTGGAGTCGCGTGTGGGTGGGGCGGTGGCGACGGCGTAG
- a CDS encoding lipid-A-disaccharide synthase N-terminal domain-containing protein yields MFNITSWGSFVWVLVGLVGQTAFFGRMMIQWIVSESRKESVVPSIFWWLSLGGGVMLFVYFVWRQDVVGVLGQSSGVVIYARNLRLLAKRKRAMANGSRTE; encoded by the coding sequence ATGTTCAACATCACGTCGTGGGGGAGTTTTGTGTGGGTGCTGGTTGGGCTGGTGGGTCAGACGGCGTTCTTTGGGCGGATGATGATCCAGTGGATCGTGAGCGAGTCGCGCAAGGAGAGCGTGGTGCCGTCGATCTTCTGGTGGTTGAGTTTGGGGGGCGGGGTGATGCTGTTTGTGTACTTTGTGTGGCGTCAGGATGTTGTGGGGGTGTTGGGGCAATCGTCGGGTGTGGTGATTTATGCGCGGAACCTGCGCCTTTTGGCGAAGCGGAAGCGGGCGATGGCGAACGGTTCCAGAACGGAATGA
- the nadC gene encoding carboxylating nicotinate-nucleotide diphosphorylase — MGGAYSGEVTAGESKFSRGGCVRTKYDTIVGFQDLNTLSLGALHAELTRGGLARRLYELAREEDLGGAGDVTSAVCFGGQGGEVEARLVMRGGGVVCGMACAGELAGVIAPMARVEVLVEDGTRVERGTVAAVVRGGVGEVLALERTLLNLVGRLSGVATATAGAVGMVPSGCRARVFDTRKTTPGLRVLEKYAVRCGGGMCHRIGLFDAVLIKDNHLSAAGVGTDGVSGLAAFVREASARARMIAGVRFVEVEVDTMAQYRALLELEAGVVDIVLLDNFDVAMMTEAVAMREARRPGLLLEASGGITRETLASVARTGVDRISMGSITHSSVSLDVALDIGEMTA, encoded by the coding sequence ATGGGTGGAGCGTATTCGGGAGAGGTGACAGCGGGGGAGTCAAAATTTTCACGGGGCGGATGCGTGCGGACGAAATACGATACGATCGTGGGTTTTCAGGATTTGAACACGTTGTCGTTGGGCGCGTTGCACGCCGAGTTGACCCGAGGTGGGTTGGCTCGGCGGTTGTACGAGTTGGCGCGCGAGGAGGATCTTGGCGGGGCGGGGGACGTGACGAGCGCGGTGTGCTTTGGTGGGCAGGGCGGGGAAGTTGAGGCTCGGCTGGTGATGCGTGGTGGGGGCGTGGTGTGCGGGATGGCGTGCGCGGGGGAGTTGGCGGGGGTGATTGCGCCGATGGCGCGGGTTGAGGTTTTGGTTGAGGATGGGACGCGTGTAGAGCGGGGGACGGTGGCGGCGGTGGTGCGCGGGGGCGTGGGTGAGGTGTTGGCGCTGGAGCGGACGCTCTTGAATCTGGTGGGGCGATTGTCGGGGGTGGCGACGGCGACGGCGGGGGCGGTGGGGATGGTGCCGTCGGGGTGTCGGGCGCGGGTGTTTGATACTCGGAAGACGACGCCTGGGCTGCGGGTGCTGGAGAAGTATGCGGTGCGGTGCGGCGGGGGGATGTGCCATCGGATCGGGCTGTTTGATGCGGTCTTGATCAAGGACAATCACCTTTCGGCGGCGGGCGTGGGGACGGATGGGGTTTCGGGGCTTGCGGCGTTTGTGCGCGAGGCGAGCGCGCGGGCGCGGATGATCGCGGGGGTTCGGTTTGTTGAGGTTGAGGTGGACACGATGGCGCAGTATCGCGCGCTGCTGGAGTTGGAGGCGGGCGTGGTGGACATCGTGCTGCTGGACAACTTTGATGTGGCGATGATGACTGAGGCGGTGGCGATGCGGGAGGCGCGGCGGCCTGGGTTGCTGCTGGAGGCGAGCGGGGGGATCACGCGGGAGACGTTGGCGTCGGTGGCGCGGACGGGGGTGGATCGGATTTCGATGGGATCGATTACTCACTCGTCGGTGTCGCTGGATGTGGCGCTCGATATTGGAGAGATGACGGCATGA
- a CDS encoding ABC transporter permease subunit, whose amino-acid sequence MSTGMKRAGIQTWAMFADAYRELNSKKLFWISLGISGLVVVIMGLLGIDEEGISIGPWHLGFGMLNSSVLTPGDMYKQVFVNLGIGVWLSWASVILALVSTAGMFPEFLANGAIDVLLSKPIGRMRLFLTKYLTGLMFVGLQVLAFTLASFLVIGIRGGVWEFGLFVAVPLVTLVFSYLFGVMVLVGVLTRSTIASLLITGIVWFVLFLANSADGIVVHQHEFQLMRVEAIESKLRDLPADSTRRARTEEDLEKARSSAETWGLWATGMRMGKTVLPKTTETVDVISRVVRSSANLPESNEESNLADRDLGPLGARMSERDQRALQKRLEERFRARPLWWVLGTSVAFEAVVVGIAAGLFVRRDF is encoded by the coding sequence GTGAGCACGGGTATGAAGCGAGCGGGGATCCAGACGTGGGCGATGTTTGCGGATGCGTATCGCGAGTTGAACAGCAAGAAGTTGTTCTGGATCTCGCTGGGGATTTCGGGACTTGTCGTGGTGATCATGGGCCTTCTCGGCATTGACGAGGAGGGCATCTCGATCGGGCCATGGCATCTCGGGTTTGGGATGCTGAACTCGTCGGTGCTCACGCCTGGAGATATGTACAAGCAGGTGTTTGTGAACCTGGGGATCGGGGTGTGGCTGAGTTGGGCGTCGGTGATCCTGGCGCTGGTCTCGACGGCGGGGATGTTCCCGGAGTTTCTGGCGAACGGGGCAATCGACGTGTTGCTCTCGAAGCCGATCGGGCGGATGCGGCTGTTTCTCACGAAGTATCTGACGGGGCTGATGTTCGTCGGGCTTCAGGTTCTGGCGTTCACGCTGGCGTCGTTTCTGGTGATCGGGATTCGGGGCGGGGTGTGGGAGTTTGGTTTGTTTGTGGCGGTGCCGCTGGTGACGCTGGTGTTCTCGTACTTGTTTGGCGTGATGGTGCTTGTGGGGGTGTTGACACGGTCCACGATCGCATCGCTTTTGATCACGGGGATCGTGTGGTTCGTGTTGTTCCTCGCGAACTCGGCGGATGGGATCGTGGTGCATCAGCATGAGTTTCAGTTGATGCGTGTGGAGGCGATCGAGAGCAAGTTGAGGGACCTGCCCGCGGACTCGACGAGGCGTGCGCGCACCGAGGAGGATCTGGAGAAGGCCAGATCGTCGGCGGAGACATGGGGACTGTGGGCGACCGGGATGCGGATGGGGAAGACGGTGCTGCCGAAGACGACGGAGACGGTGGATGTGATCTCTCGCGTGGTTCGCTCGTCGGCGAACCTGCCCGAGTCGAATGAGGAGTCGAATCTCGCGGACCGCGACCTTGGGCCTCTGGGGGCGAGGATGTCTGAGCGTGACCAGCGCGCGTTGCAGAAGCGACTCGAGGAGCGGTTCCGGGCGAGGCCGTTGTGGTGGGTGCTGGGGACGTCGGTCGCGTTCGAGGCGGTGGTCGTGGGGATCGCGGCTGGGTTGTTTGTCCGGCGTGATTTCTAG
- a CDS encoding ABC transporter ATP-binding protein has protein sequence MEHANAGEWLVDLTGVEKVYRGGWGRRGRVHALRGCDFRVRRGEVFGLLGPNGAGKSTLVKIMMTVIRATRATGTVLGKRIGDREAISKMGYLPEHHRFPDYLTGEQMLRYSAAMAGVDLRARRSRAKELLDVVGMGEWGRKPLKSYSKGMRQRVGIAQALMNDPLLVVLDEPTDGVDPVGRRDIRVLLQKLRDEGRTVILNSHLLSELEMVCDRVSILVQGRVVSHGTLDELTSGKRGFEVEAVGGAARETLEASAKAAGVTWEIGASNGVARARLETTDLAVVQRVIDGVRREGVSIRTVREVRPTLEDLFIEAVSDPTTGRALGPGAKMDGKEGRQ, from the coding sequence ATGGAGCACGCGAATGCCGGGGAATGGCTTGTTGACCTGACGGGTGTGGAGAAGGTGTATCGGGGCGGGTGGGGGAGGCGTGGGCGTGTGCACGCGCTGCGCGGGTGCGACTTTCGCGTTCGGCGGGGCGAGGTCTTCGGGTTGCTCGGGCCGAACGGTGCGGGGAAGAGCACGCTCGTCAAGATCATGATGACGGTGATCCGCGCGACGCGGGCGACGGGTACGGTGCTGGGGAAGCGGATCGGGGATCGCGAGGCGATCTCCAAGATGGGGTATCTGCCCGAGCACCATCGCTTTCCGGATTATCTCACGGGCGAGCAGATGCTGCGATATTCGGCGGCGATGGCGGGTGTTGACTTGCGAGCGCGGCGGTCGCGGGCGAAGGAGTTACTGGATGTAGTGGGGATGGGCGAGTGGGGCAGGAAGCCGCTGAAGTCATATTCCAAGGGGATGCGTCAGCGGGTGGGGATTGCGCAGGCGCTGATGAACGATCCGCTGCTGGTGGTGCTGGATGAGCCGACGGATGGGGTGGATCCGGTGGGGCGTCGGGATATTCGTGTGCTGCTGCAGAAGTTGCGAGACGAGGGACGGACGGTGATCCTGAACTCGCACCTTTTGAGTGAACTGGAGATGGTGTGCGATCGCGTGAGCATTCTTGTGCAGGGGCGGGTCGTGAGCCATGGGACGCTGGACGAGTTGACGTCGGGGAAGCGCGGGTTTGAGGTGGAGGCGGTTGGAGGAGCGGCGCGGGAGACGCTGGAGGCGAGCGCGAAGGCCGCGGGCGTGACGTGGGAGATCGGCGCTTCGAACGGCGTGGCGCGGGCGCGGCTGGAGACGACGGATCTCGCGGTGGTGCAGAGGGTGATCGATGGAGTTCGGCGCGAGGGAGTGTCGATCCGGACGGTGCGCGAGGTGCGGCCGACGCTGGAGGATTTGTTCATCGAGGCGGTGTCGGACCCGACGACGGGGAGGGCGCTTGGGCCTGGGGCGAAGATGGATGGGAAGGAGGGGCGCCAGTGA
- a CDS encoding cytochrome c biogenesis protein ResB, with protein MTQISTEADVGSRVSTEEHARARGRFIVMAALHALASLRLTVALLAMSMVLILAGTLAQMHDGVWTVVHEYFRSTHTWIRLRLFVPDSWGVSDRVAILFPGGLTIGVLLFVNLVAAHAVRFKLSAKRVGIIVTHLGVILLLAGEFVTGAFADEGNMSIDEGKSSNFVEDIRTAELAVIDKTDPTSDIVIAIPMAQLHEGATIRHPMLGFEIHVDSWMANSTLAAVTGGMDGDPRLSMGPTADMGIGRNVRARGVARATGVDGSTVDVPSAYVTLMDGDRRLGTMMVSVHLEPEQSFGVGGKSYAMALRFKRTYKPYTLELIDFKHDLYVGTNRPKNFSSLVRLIDPEHHVNREVMIRMNEPLRYRGDTLYQASFKSDNSGTVLQVVRNPGWLLPYVSCGLVVSGMLFHFGYRSWSKRRGGAVRRGDGMEGTR; from the coding sequence ATGACACAGATCAGCACGGAAGCGGATGTTGGTTCGCGTGTGAGCACTGAGGAGCACGCGAGGGCGCGTGGGCGGTTCATCGTGATGGCGGCGCTGCACGCGCTGGCGTCGCTTCGGCTGACGGTGGCGCTCCTGGCGATGTCGATGGTTCTGATTCTGGCGGGGACGCTGGCGCAGATGCACGATGGCGTGTGGACGGTGGTGCACGAGTATTTCCGGTCGACGCACACGTGGATTCGGTTGAGGTTGTTTGTGCCGGATTCGTGGGGTGTGTCGGATCGTGTGGCGATTCTGTTCCCGGGGGGGCTGACGATCGGGGTGTTGCTGTTTGTGAACCTTGTGGCGGCGCATGCCGTGCGGTTCAAACTGTCGGCGAAGCGGGTGGGGATCATCGTGACGCACCTTGGGGTGATCCTGCTCCTGGCGGGAGAGTTTGTGACCGGGGCGTTTGCGGACGAGGGGAACATGTCGATCGACGAGGGGAAGTCGTCGAACTTTGTGGAGGACATCCGGACGGCGGAACTGGCGGTGATCGACAAGACCGACCCGACGAGCGATATCGTGATCGCGATCCCGATGGCTCAACTCCACGAGGGGGCGACGATTCGGCATCCGATGCTGGGGTTTGAGATCCACGTGGATTCATGGATGGCGAACTCGACGCTTGCGGCGGTCACGGGCGGGATGGATGGGGATCCGCGGCTGAGCATGGGGCCGACGGCGGACATGGGGATCGGGCGGAACGTGCGGGCACGGGGCGTGGCACGGGCGACTGGGGTGGATGGATCGACGGTGGATGTTCCCAGTGCGTATGTGACGCTGATGGATGGGGATCGGAGGCTGGGGACGATGATGGTGTCGGTGCACCTTGAGCCCGAGCAGTCGTTCGGCGTGGGGGGGAAGTCGTATGCGATGGCGCTGCGGTTCAAGCGGACGTACAAGCCGTACACGCTGGAGTTGATTGATTTCAAGCACGATCTGTACGTGGGGACGAATCGGCCCAAGAACTTTTCGAGCCTGGTGCGGCTGATTGATCCGGAGCATCACGTGAATCGCGAGGTTATGATCCGGATGAACGAGCCGCTGCGGTATCGCGGGGACACGCTGTATCAGGCGAGTTTCAAGTCGGACAACTCGGGGACGGTGCTGCAGGTGGTGCGGAATCCGGGGTGGTTGCTGCCGTATGTCTCGTGCGGGCTGGTGGTGAGTGGGATGTTGTTCCACTTTGGGTATCGGAGTTGGAGCAAGAGGCGGGGTGGCGCGGTGCGGCGAGGGGACGGCATGGAGGGGACGCGATGA
- a CDS encoding HIT family protein codes for MPETIFTKILSGTIPAHKVHEDHHTFAFLDINPLSPGHTLLIPKVPVAKLHELSDEAAAALGRVLPRLCRAIVHATGIPDYNILQNNGSPAHQAVFHVHIHIIPKPNATQGLNIHWPASPLDPALAKSLVTKITTALRE; via the coding sequence ATGCCCGAAACCATCTTCACCAAAATCCTCAGCGGCACCATCCCCGCCCACAAAGTCCACGAAGACCACCACACCTTCGCCTTCCTCGACATCAACCCACTCAGCCCAGGCCACACCCTCCTCATCCCAAAAGTGCCCGTAGCCAAACTCCACGAACTCTCCGACGAAGCCGCCGCCGCCCTCGGCCGTGTCCTCCCGCGCCTCTGCCGCGCCATCGTCCACGCCACAGGCATCCCCGACTACAACATCCTCCAGAACAACGGCAGCCCCGCCCACCAGGCCGTCTTCCACGTCCACATCCACATCATCCCCAAGCCAAACGCCACCCAAGGCCTCAACATCCACTGGCCCGCCTCACCCCTCGACCCCGCACTCGCCAAATCCCTCGTCACCAAAATCACCACCGCCCTCCGCGAGTGA
- a CDS encoding GH3 auxin-responsive promoter family protein, which translates to MAGAPRTAFGTMLGAGMRGYLTPRIGLLGDERHWLRNSAGIQRAQLRNLLLAAKDTEFGRTHEFAKIAALSNARILSAYRECVPIADWYVYKDMIARMREGAEPDVLWPGLVRDFAQTSGTTAGDKFIPVSKEMLRSNFRASLDIFAHLARFGVPLTRLTSGKALFLGGSTDLSTSEKGVRTGDLSGIVTPLIRWPVSEVYLPGPEVALMSHWPSKIEAMARACVDQDVRMVCGMCSWALVLFERMMELAREKGRIAETLRDIWPNFLAFVHGGVKYAPFDPRVRKAWSGTAEGADVPTRLELYPASEGFLAIQDRRGDPGLRLLVDLGNFFEFVPLEEIGSANPRAFAADEVERGVRYVVVMTTCAGLWRYVLGDVVEFDTVPGGLEGDGVRGEGRGAARLRIVGRHKHFINAFGENLIVEHIETAVAAAARAAGVVVGEFTAAPVYPGEENGIKRRAGLELAVEVEGGASDGAMAAFGRAFDESLKAQNVDYTTKRTDGLGMGEPTITPLRVGAFHEWMKSRGKLGGQHKCPRCTNGREILEAVVGVDRVGVGK; encoded by the coding sequence GTGGCTGGGGCACCTCGAACGGCGTTTGGGACGATGCTGGGGGCGGGGATGCGGGGGTATCTGACGCCCCGGATCGGGCTGCTTGGTGATGAGCGGCATTGGCTGCGGAACAGCGCGGGGATCCAGCGGGCGCAGTTGCGGAACCTGCTGCTCGCGGCGAAGGACACGGAGTTCGGGAGGACGCACGAGTTCGCGAAGATCGCGGCGTTGTCGAACGCGCGGATTCTTTCGGCGTATCGCGAGTGTGTGCCGATCGCGGACTGGTATGTGTACAAGGACATGATCGCGCGTATGCGCGAGGGGGCGGAGCCCGATGTGCTGTGGCCCGGGCTTGTGCGGGACTTTGCGCAGACGAGCGGGACGACGGCGGGGGACAAGTTCATTCCGGTGTCGAAGGAGATGCTGCGGTCGAACTTCCGGGCGTCGTTGGACATCTTCGCGCACCTGGCGCGGTTCGGCGTGCCGCTGACGCGATTGACGTCGGGGAAGGCACTCTTTCTTGGCGGGTCGACGGATTTGTCGACGAGCGAGAAGGGGGTGCGGACGGGGGACTTATCGGGGATTGTGACGCCGCTCATTCGCTGGCCGGTGAGCGAGGTGTATCTGCCCGGTCCTGAGGTGGCGCTGATGAGCCATTGGCCGAGCAAGATCGAGGCGATGGCTCGGGCGTGCGTCGATCAGGACGTGCGGATGGTCTGTGGGATGTGCAGTTGGGCGTTGGTGCTCTTCGAGCGGATGATGGAGTTAGCGCGGGAGAAGGGGCGAATAGCGGAGACGTTGCGGGATATCTGGCCGAACTTCCTGGCGTTTGTGCACGGAGGCGTCAAGTATGCTCCGTTTGATCCGCGGGTGCGGAAGGCGTGGAGCGGGACGGCGGAGGGGGCGGATGTGCCGACGCGGCTGGAGTTGTATCCGGCGAGCGAGGGGTTTTTGGCGATCCAGGATCGGCGTGGGGATCCGGGGCTGAGATTGCTGGTGGACCTTGGGAACTTCTTTGAGTTTGTGCCGCTGGAGGAGATCGGGTCGGCGAACCCACGGGCGTTCGCGGCGGACGAGGTGGAGCGGGGGGTGCGGTATGTGGTGGTGATGACAACGTGCGCGGGGTTGTGGCGGTATGTGCTGGGTGACGTGGTGGAGTTTGACACGGTGCCTGGCGGGCTTGAGGGTGATGGGGTGCGCGGCGAGGGGCGTGGGGCGGCGCGGCTGCGGATCGTGGGGCGGCACAAGCACTTCATCAATGCGTTTGGCGAGAACCTGATCGTCGAGCACATTGAGACGGCGGTGGCGGCGGCGGCTCGGGCGGCGGGGGTTGTGGTGGGCGAGTTCACGGCGGCGCCGGTGTATCCGGGGGAGGAGAACGGCATCAAGCGGCGGGCGGGGCTGGAACTCGCGGTCGAGGTGGAGGGCGGGGCGAGCGACGGGGCGATGGCGGCATTCGGGCGCGCGTTCGATGAGTCGCTCAAGGCGCAGAATGTGGATTACACGACGAAGCGGACGGATGGGTTGGGGATGGGCGAGCCGACGATCACTCCACTGAGAGTTGGTGCGTTCCATGAGTGGATGAAATCGAGGGGGAAGTTGGGGGGGCAGCACAAGTGCCCGCGGTGCACGAATGGGCGAGAGATACTCGAGGCGGTGGTGGGAGTGGATCGGGTTGGGGTAGGGAAGTAG